Genomic segment of Variovorax sp. OAS795:
TTTCATCGCCATCGCGATTCCGGCCGTCATCGGCATGGTCGCGGTGCTGCTGATCCAGCACGACCGGTCGGCCTCGGCGTCGGCACTGCGCGCGGAGGCCCTTGCCGCAGTGGACAAGTCGATCGCGGGGGTGCCCCGGATGCCGGGCGCCTGACTGCGGCGATGAGACTCCTCGCCGCTTTATCGCGCGAGGAACGCCAGCGCGGTGGGCACGAACTCCGCGTGGAACTGGAAGATGCCGCCATGTCCCGCATCGGGGTAGATGACCAGCGTGCCGTGCGGAAGCCGGCGTGCCAGGTCGTGCGAGTTCGATGTCGGAACCATGCGGTCGTCGTCACCGTTGGCGACGAGCACGGGCTGCTCCACCACCGACAGGTCGACGGGCGCCTTCTTGCCCCAGGCCGCGAGTGCCCGCAACTGCGCCATGTAGGCGGTGATCGTGATGTCCTTGTCGCGGTGGTCCGTGCGTTCCTTCAGCCGCTGCAGGAAGGCCTTGCCCGACTCGATGCCGCCGAGCGTGCGCGTGAAGAACAGGAACTGCTTCGGATCCTGGCCCGTGAACAGGCCGCGCAGCAGGTCGTAGTTGGCGACGCGGGCCACCGTGCTGATGCCCTCGCCGCCTGCGGGGCCCGTGCCCGCGAGGATCATCCTGCGCACGAGCTGCGGCTCCTTCAGCACGATCTCCTGCGCGATCATGCCGCCCATCGAGAAGCCGAAGAGATCGACCTGCCCGAAGCCCTTCGCCTTGATGAAGGTGATGGCGTCGTCGGCCATCTCTTCCATCGCGCTGGAGGGCGATCCGCTGCTCGCGCCGACGCCGCGGTTGTCGAAGGCGATCACGTGGTGCCTGGCCGCGATACCGTCCATGATGCGCGGATCCCAGTTGTCCAGCACCGCGGCCAGGTGGACCAGGAACACCACGGGCGTGCCGCCGTTCTGC
This window contains:
- a CDS encoding alpha/beta hydrolase, producing the protein MRHSSKAAALALALAASALSQPAGAADAPADGTRTRAPSTDLAPRVTWANVPTQSISAGGIDFAYREMGTQNGGTPVVFLVHLAAVLDNWDPRIMDGIAARHHVIAFDNRGVGASSGSPSSAMEEMADDAITFIKAKGFGQVDLFGFSMGGMIAQEIVLKEPQLVRRMILAGTGPAGGEGISTVARVANYDLLRGLFTGQDPKQFLFFTRTLGGIESGKAFLQRLKERTDHRDKDITITAYMAQLRALAAWGKKAPVDLSVVEQPVLVANGDDDRMVPTSNSHDLARRLPHGTLVIYPDAGHGGIFQFHAEFVPTALAFLAR